AAAATACAGATATAAGATATATTGGGAGAGGGAGAACTTTCCTAAATGCTGCCTTGTTGAGTCCCAAAACTTAGTTTGAAGCAGCTCTACTTGAAAGACCTTTAAAGAAGCTCAAGGCTTGAAGCCCATGACAGCTGCTGGGACAGACAGGAACATCAGACTTCTCTGGCAGCTGCGGGGCCTGGTGAGCTTCTGGATTCCTGGAAATACAGACAAGCTTTTTTATTCTGGCCAGTATTGACCATAGCCAAATTTCAAAACTGCTGCAAGCTGGGAGCCCTTTCTTTTAGCTCCTTCAGGTCAGAGTTTCTAGAGTCGTAACAGAAATGGCAATATTACCATTCCTGCTGAAGCCAAATTCTGTGACAGAATGAATTAGCTGTTCTCAGAACTACGGGATTACCTTCAAATCCTGACTCTTATATTAACAGATGTTCTTTCTTCTATACCTTCTGGTTTCCAGACCTCCAACACACTTgagtggtgaaaaaaaaatgtctacaATAACAGCATGAAAACTCCTAAATTTCTCCCAAAGAAgattaaataaaggaaaacaaatcgAATTCCTGTACAACATTGTCTTCTAAGCAAGTTCTCTGTGTTCCAGGAATTGCCGTCAGTCCTGAGAGATGCTCAAAAACTCATTGGGATGGGTCTGTCTGAGCTCAGCTCCTGTGGTGCTGTAATTGGTAACCTGGACACTAGCTGCTCTGCAGGTCCCAGGGCAGGAGGTGTGCTGATTTGCCACTGTACTCATCTCTTCAGGTGAGATGATCCAGTGACAAGGTTGAGATTCTGCAGAGCAGTAACCACCCTGCAAGGCAGCACAACTGTAACTGTGCAACCTCGGTGCCTCAGGTAGCCTGCCGAGTTCTTTGCAACTTTGTATTCATTACAGCAACCAAGAGACTTCACCCCCTGCTGTTGAACCTCTGGGTTTGAAAGGCTGCTCAGGATGTCACAGACAACGCACATCCCCACATAGACAAAGCtagagagtgatgaggcagCCAGGTCACATCTTTCTTTTAACTAGTAGCACCTCTCCCTAGGCTCTGCACGCCTGTCTCCAGTTACAGGACGACCCATATTTGCCTGTATTTACTAAATTGTCTTCTCTACAGCAGCACCATCTCCTCCCCACATAGCACTTACTGACAACTTCAGAGACAAGAGCTGCCCTATCTACAAAGTGGAAGCAGCATCCCAAACAGTTCCCCTTTTGTGCTTCTTTACCTATCTTCCACTGGGAAACACCGCTGAGAAATCCTAATAAAGTAGATACACACCCCCACCTAGCGGTGAGTGCGCAGCTCTGGTTCCCCGCCATAGGAGTGGTTCATAGCTTAACCCAGCCCTTCCTTCACACCACAGACATACACAGCTCCGGTCCTTTATAATTGTTAATGGAACAGGCACTGAAACTTTTCATTGCTTCACTGTTACCATGTGCCTTCAGCATTTAGtagattttcttcctgttccaCAGACATTCCTGGTTGTATACAGATTTTAACTTTCTATGCTCAAAGACATTGGGACAAACTCACCAGCTGACTGTAAGCAAGAGAAGTCTGTTCTCAACCAGGAACACAGCACAAACTGAGCCTTACCAGCATGTGTTGGGCTTCAGAGCTTCAGCAATAGCCGGGCCTAACTGAGAAGATCTCTATGGGTTTGCATCCTTGCGGCCTGAAGACAATGCAGGCTTCCTGCAAAGCTTAAACATTCCCTCTTACACCATCAGAATGCAGGCACATCCATCTTTGCTCTTAAGGAGCACACAGTACCAACCTGATACCCAATGCATTATGGCACTTGTTAACAAAGCATAACCTCAGCATTCACTTCTTCTTGGGGAAGGTTCTTGGATCTCTTTGCTATATGGTATTTCACCACATTATGTTGTCCCggtagaaacaaacaaacctgttGTTTCCTTCAACTTTAAGTAGATTCCATGGTAAACACAACACGTCTCATCCATTCTTTGAAGGTATTTTCTCTGGAAAGCGTGGAAATAAAAGATTCTCCTCTCACCTGAACTCCCCGTTCTTCATCAAGAAAAACGCCACTGCTGCTCTCTCCCCACCTCACTCAATCCGGCTTCTCTGCAGGACCCTCAGTAAGCTGAAGACTAACAACTGAAACCTAACCATCAGCTTATACTAATCCAGATGCAAACccaacagcataaaaaaaagccaaaaaaacaaaacaaaaacaaaaaacaacccaaaacacaacTGGATAAGCCTAAGTTTTATATACCAGCACATTCAGCAATAAACTTGCTTAAATTAAGCTTTACATTTACAGGTAGCTACTAATACCTAGGACTACACAGAATCTATAAGCTATGGTAAATactgtttctttcctcccctAGAAGCTGTCAGCAGTATCTGGCATTTCTGTAACTAACATTAAATTCTTGAAAAGGATTTGCCTCAGTAGTGATCTATCAGGAAAAGTATAGGACAGATGGCAATTTGAGTTACTTTAAGCATTCTGAAGTGCACAAAAGACAGCAGGTCCAAACACTAAGCAAGTGTAGAGAGATAACTCTCTATCCCAGTAGATAATTACAGCAAAGATTTAGGTTCATTTAATAAAAGTGATTCCTAAAAGTGTAATTCTTTCTGCATGGAGTTTTGCACCAGAGGACAAGTGTGGTCCTAGACTTATTATTGGAGACCACTGTTCTAAGGAAGAACAGCCATGCGTAATTCATGACAAAGACCAGCTCTCCAGACATATAGTGGAACTGGGACAGTAAAAGCATGGACCCCTTCAACAGactgtcttttttgtttgttatgttgggttttttgtttcttttctttgtgttgtttttttttaatgcaagtcAAAGCTGCCACACTGATGACCAGTAGAGGTACTTTACCACTGCTCACTAGCAGAAGAAAACCAAGGTTGTGGAAGCTGTGACAAATACATGTTTTAAACAATACATAAGGCAATTCAGACTTAAGCAGCCCAAGCTGCGTATCTGAGATGAGAATTAGGCCTAGAGAAGATCACACAGTAGAACAGAAACCCCTCAAGCATTTTAAATGCAAGGTAAGTCACACTGTGTAACACACTTTAATTTACAATGAACATTCAGAGTTCTGGTTAGAGACTAAAGATTGCTCCTATGGTGGTAGCAGTTTCTCCCCCTGCATGAGCTGAttaaatgcatttctatttttattaacatCTCCACTTTTATCTTGCACAATACTTCAAAACAGGGGCCTAGCAGTCTGCTAACGCAAAcacatttcttatttctctgaCAATCCATCCTTAATTTAAAGGAGTATTCTGGAAACACTCAAAATTCATGCACAAGATGCTACATATATTCAGCAGCATTCCATCTGACTATCCGCAACAGAATTaacaaagaaacccaaacaCACCAACCTCTTCTGTAATACCACACAGTACTTCATTCCTGCCTCAAGAGTTTAACCTGATACTACTGCTTCAGGACCGCTGCTATGGATAGACAGTTTATTCTTGCAGATTCTATGCTTTTAATCAGTCTCTAAAGCTAAAAGTAGTTTCAGGATATATTCAAACAACTAGTATGGAACAGATACCACATGCTGTTATTCAGTTCCTATATAAACAATTTAGCCTGATCAGTACTGTAACCTCTTGCCCAAGACAGCATTTCAAGAGCTATTATACTGCTACACCACATCTCATACAAGATCTCATACAAGAGACCCAGGAAAGGGTAGGGATGACTGAAGATTGTCAAGTCAGGCAGGAACCACAATGTCTATTTTCTGCTTCCTATTTTCTTGATTTCTAAGAAAGTTCCATTGCCTGTAATATAGAAAATTGCAAACAGCACACATCTTCCCCAGCCCTTTTCAAGTCTAGTAACCAGACCAGCTGCTACCAAAGATGAGTCTGTTAATAGATGGTTACATTAGAGTCTTCATTTGAGTTTTATTTGTTCATAGTAACACAAAGTGTGCGTTTCCACTTAGGTATTTATGTGCAACAAAGAAATCCATCACCTCATTAAGCTTCAGCAAAGTGAGCTATGTTTCTATATGCAATGGAACAGATTACTTAAAGTGTCTTCTTCCCTTTGTTGCACAACAGTTTAAAGCTTCAAAAACCTAAGCAAACACTTTCCATAGGATTAGACAAGCAGACATGTTGTTTGattatgaaatgcttttgtgGGATGAGCTTAAGTGTTTTCTGTATTAGAGCAATTCATTTGTATGCCACAGAAATTACTACAAGAGTGAAACAAAAGTAGAATTGCTGCCGTTTTAGTAGTCTGTGCAAGAATTCCACTCTACTTTTTGCAAGATGCATATCTCGAAGATACATTCTCCCAGTTGATCACATTCCAGATAGCTTTCAAATAATCAGGTCGAACATTTTTATACTGAAGATAATAGGCATGTTCCCATACATCAATTCCCAGCAATGGAATGAGACCTGTAAAAAAGGAggataacatttttttttaagtctgtgAAGAAAAGCTCCACTGCAAAGTCTTATTTTGCAATTACCAAATTGcatcagctgcagaaacagagaGCTCTCCTGCACACAGGCACTCACTAAAATGTTTTACAGACCTGACTGCTCTCCACACACACTGTACAAACTAAATTATTAGAATACACACCTATGGATACCCTTCCACACACCAAGTAACATCAGCATTTTCCGGGACTGAGCCACCACAAAGAGCTCTCTTGACATGAGTATTTGCTTCCAATGCTTTAAATGTAAGTTACCATTTCActgctttcactgcttttgCGCTAAAACATCCTTCTAGCTGAATTTTTAGTAGGCAGTTTTCAATGTGTGCGAGAGGGTAAAATATCCCCGTTATACTCTATGTCTCAACActaaaactgttctttttttcttttttccccactgataAGCAGGGCACAGACCACTATAGCCAAAATAAACATGGAAAACATGTGATAATCCTTATCATTCTCTATGAATTCCACAGAACATGTTCTAATGACATCTGTAACTGGATTTGGACAACAGCCATCACCAGCAGGATTCTCATTGGGCATTAGCTCTTTCCTCTGTGGAGCGTGTCCAAGCTGTCTTCATCACCACTGTGTCTCtctaagcaaacaaacatacCTTTAGAAGTGATCCCAGCTGCCTGCCTAGCCCTAAGCGATGTCCCCATCTAAGCCTTACTTAATTGACATTCATCACTATCTATCAATAATAGAGAAGCACGTActaagttttctgttttaaacttAGTCTGTTTCATAACAAGAGATATTACACACATCTTCCCCTCTCCTGGTGTCTGGCCTACACCATCAGTTCCGTAAATAGATCCTCATAAGAGAAAACAATCTAAAGGTAAGACACTTGATCTTCCCAATACTCTTAACAGGCAAGCTACTCCTGTAACTCAGAAACAGTCCAGAGGAGCCTAACCTAAATTTAACACTCAGTGTTCTTTCACAGTATGTCCCATCTATGCCCCATACACTTGCCTCTGAAATCTACCAAAAgtgaagggaggaagaaagaaacctgACCTGTTGTTCCTTGCAAAGGATCTTGATTTGCACAGGCTGCTATCTGTAGACGTCCCTGCTCCTTATTATAGCCAAGCCACCCCCAGCCTGATCCTTGAACACCAACTGATACAGCTGTTAGTTTCTCCTTGAAGTTTGCGAAAGAACCAAAGTCCCGTTTGATGGCTTCCATCaattctccttaaaaaaaaaaaaaagcacagaaacatcaCTGAATTTCAGGTATTTAACATATTTCAATTCCCAGATGTCATCTGGAAATAGAAGAGAGATGCAGATGCATTTGGGCTCTCGGGGAACTGTCTAGACAGAATAGATGCATCATTAACAATTCTGTCCCAACCTGCTCCAGACAGCAGTCAAGAAAGCAATTAGAACAGTACTCAAACACGCTGTTATCAAAGACAGTCACAGTGCTATCAATTGAACATACAGTGCAATGCTGGAAAATTCTACATTCTTCATTCCTTCTGCCCTCAGATCTAAAAATTTCTTGGTGACAGCTGGAAGTGCATCTTCAGACAGGCTTCATCAGGCCTCCTACAGAAGACTCAAACCATCCAACTACAACTGAGAGATGAAATTTAAGCTTACCACCTTTCACAGTAACTCCACAGAAACTGCAGACAAAGGTAAGGCTTTAACACATCtcttcaggttggatattaggaaaactttCTTCCCTGAAAGAGCGGTCAAGCACtagaacaagctgcccagggaagtggtggagtcaccttCCCTAGATGCAACCAAGAAACATGGCGATGTGGTATGgtactgagggatatggtttaaTAGGCATGTCGTGATtaggctgatggttggactggatgatctcagtggtctttttcaaccttaatgattctctgattctacgATCTTTCCCAAGAACACCATCTGATATACATCTCATTTGAAAACGCTCAAGTTTATCACAGCAGCCTTTGTGAGATCTGTATTATAGGACCACTGCCTTTAACTGAGGATCACTTGTAGATTACCATTTCTCTATCCTCCCAAATGGGATTTCATCCTTTAAGTTTTAACTGCTAAGCCATCCCTAACTGAAAATGGAACATACGTCCAGTCACTAAACTGGGTAGTCTGCAgcatatttccttcttttctgtgaaCTAAGTGAATGCAATCTCAATTAGCACAGTTCTGGATAAGTGTATTTTATCTTATGAAGAGGAAAAGGGCAATATACAGCAATAGTCAAGTATTTTGCAATGTACATATaatcatctttaaaaacataatcaGCAGTTATCTTTTTGTAGTTTTCACTTGCATGCACGAGACCTTGAATTCCACAGAACTACAGCAGTTGTCATATAGAAAGGCAAATAAactcaagaaaataaagaaaagaaagacttaaaccctttcaaagagaaaaaagatcaTCAGTTCTGCTGGTCAATTAAGACTGACTCAATGAACACCCATAACAAGCACTAACCTTTAGGCTCTCCTCCTCCACTGGGAGAAAGATTTGTCCAGAAGATGGTATGATTGATATGACCCCCACCATTGAATTTCAGTGCAGGCTGAAGCGACACCTGAGCTGTAACATCACCTGAGGATGCAGAAGATACATAAATAGATGAATAATATCACCACAGCAGCCATTAAGTTGTCATTAGGTCACCACCAATACCCCAAATCTTCCAAGTCTTACTAGCCTGTAACATGTCTATGGAAAAGGTAGGATTTGTGACTCTTACTCACATTTTAGACGGTCACTGTCAAACTGCATTAAAGCTTTCTTTATCTTTGACCTCTTCTTATGATGTAACTGCATGTGATGTGCCAATACTGCACCTGTCAGGCAATTCATGCCTCTACAGTAGCAAAGTATCTACTGTCATTCTACAGCTAAACAAAACCAATAGTAGTACAAGAATGAAATAAGGATCTAGCACTAGAAAATTGTttactattactattactaGACAAGAACACTGTTTATCCTCCAAGCTGCTGATTTTCAAACTAagaatttcttaatttcttaaaCGCCTTAAAGAGCGTAAACAGACATGACAGAACTCTGCACCTAAATACCACTATTTAATACTGGTGAACTCCCCATAATTTCTCAGTCCAGGTAGACTttaacttcaagaaaaaaatcaaggttCATCAAGATGCATCCACAGCATATCTAATTAGCTTAGAAGTAACCCTAACCCTTGCTTACAGCCCTGCATACAACCTAACCCTCGTACTACCCAAGACCAGGGGCCCTGAACCTCCATCAAAACATGTCATATTCCTTAAAGAACTCACTTGTGCCTTATGTGTCCAACAGGTGTTACACCACCTTGGCACAAGAATTCTGaatgttatttttgtctttaaaagaatTGGAACACCGCAATTGTTTGAGGCTTTTTCCACTACTCCAATATGGAATATGGAAtcagcacaggcagctgctcCCCCCCACTGACTTCAAGGAATGAGTAGTATTAATCTTCCTATAGGAAGGAATAAGCCATCTCAGGACAGGCACGAAGCAGTAGCACACCTGTTgagaaaggtttttttgttttgtttttgtttacagAATTACAAGTTCTCAGCAGTTCCTCATATCCTTAAGAAACCACAAGtctcacagaaataaaatatccaGATGAAGCTGTTAAGTTCGAATGACTCACAAGATTCCCAATATACTGCATTCAAGGCTTTGTTAAAACAAATCACAGCCGTGCTCAATCACACAACCCCTGGCTTTCTATTTTTGATGGAAACAATCACTGTCATTGTTAAAAGTTTCCTCGAGACAAAAAACCTGCAGTTTTCTATTATCTTTCTTTAAGAATAATTTTGTTCCAACAAGAATTCATTTTCAGGTGCAAGAGAGTCGAATTTTTATCattcagaaaaatatctgtaagtTAAAAACCACTCAGTAACTAACATCTAATTAGTGTATTTGCATCATACTcaagcaacaaaaccaaaaggacCAGGACTGGCACAAAGCATGCAGTGGAGCTAGTACTGACACTACTTGCTGCACTTAGGTATCAAGCTGAGGATGAGACACACCTCTCACATCCAGTTCAACAGAATCTTCAGGAAGCTTTCCTTGAATTGTACATGCCTTTAAGAAACTAAGCTCATCCACATCATCCTACAGGCCACAAGTCCAAAAATAACCCAGGACATTTGTAATGTCTTCATTGTTGTTTATCCCACCATAGGAACCTACTCCCCAAGACCACTATGTGGCAGTGATGGCATCTGATCACTGTCTTAAAGCACAGTATTTGTGGCACTGTCAAGTCAGTCCTGCTGAACTTGGCACTGGAAAAGAGGATAGAGAAAGGTAACTCACTCTTAAGATACCACCAAGTATCTTGGAATCTAGCTGCATATAAAGCCCCTGACCCTTGGCTCCAGCTTACCACACTCCTTAACACAGCCACGCTGGACAGGTTCAGCTCAAGAGATCTGTAAGCTCAATTTCTCAATCTACTGAATAATTGCTTTCCACTCTAAGAGCAAAGTAAAGCACCACAGGTCAAATGACTGCCAGAAGAGTACAGAAAAATTCTGGCAGTTCTaagttttcagtgaaaataagttCTGTGATTATAGCCTTCAACCAGCAACACACAGAACATTTTGATGAAGAAGTAATCAGAACCAGCTTATGCTGAAGGTTTTCTGGAATAAAGCTATTGGTTGCCGGGCAGGACCTTATCAGAGACATGCAGACTCATTTTCAGAAGACCTGGTAACAGGAGACAACAGACTCGACTCAAGACAGCTTCTGAGTTATCTGAGCAGTTATAGATAGGTTAAGAAAATGTTAAAGATGATCTGAAAACTACTTACTATTGCTGAAAAAAGTCAGCTTCGAAGTTCTATTATCCAGAGGAGATATTAAACAGTCATGAGATCTGCTGTGTAAACAAACTGCTGTGCAGTAGTTTGGGCCAGGCTCAGTTTTTTTAGTGTGGAAAGAGAATGACAATATTGACAAGAAGAGGTGACCATTCAGACTTTACCCTTTCCTAAAACCTGGCCTTAATCTTACTAATGAGGTTCAAAACACTACAGGTTCTACACAAGGACATCACCTAAGAAGCCAacccaaaacacacacaaaaatgctgCAAGCAAATATTTGTCTGCTTTGATGTGTGTGATCATCACCAATATGCTGCAGAATAGTACCTTCAAAATCTTTATTAAGTTCTACCTGCAGACACACTATCACCGAGAGCAAGCAGTAAAAGCCTACCAAAGGACacagggtttttgtttttcctttaaatacttCCAAGGGTCCATAAAATGGCATGTTTCTGCTAGTCAGAAATTCTTTCCCTGCTGGGGGATGAATCCTTAGTCATCTGAAAGCAGTAACCACATCTGCAGTAGATATGCTGCTTCCTATACTTTGGTTTCCTTCCTCACTAATTAACCTCTGGAATACAGCTTTCCTGGCTCTACCGCAGCAGCCAATCTTGTGTGCTTGATTCTTCATCAAACCTCATTTGTTCAGACTGCACAAGTTATTATTAGGCTCACGAGGCCACTTGAAAACCTCTAAACTTCCACAGGTAATCAACATTCTTTATTCAAGCAGGGACAACTTCCTACTGACTCTGTTGTGTAAATCCACAACAGCTCACACTGGCTCCCCTCACCTGCTGCTGACGGACATACACACCTTTTGCCAGTGCCTCCTTGTATTTCTCCTCTGTAACATTCAGGTTGTTCACGTAGGTGGCGTGGTGTTTGCTGTGGTGCAGCTGCATGATCTCTGCACTGATGTGGGGCTCCAGCGCACCATAGTCGTACGGTAGGTCAGGAAGAGTGTGCTTCTGCCTTGCGACCGAGCACCCCAATGGTGCtaccagcacagccctgcttctAGATGAGAAACGAGAGAAGGAAGCAGTCTCGTGCAGTACTTGCGCTTTACCGCCTCTAGCAGAGTGAAAAACTGGCCTGCTACGGCCAGCTGCCCACGTGAAGGTCAGCGGGGCTTCTCAATGTAGAGCTGCCACCTCCTAACCCACGTTATTGCGCCGCAACGACAGGAAGCGCTCCGGGCTGGGAGGAAGGTCAGCCCCGAGGGCCCATGCACCGGTGACCTTGATATGAAAAAAGGTCGAAATCCCACAGCCCTAGAGAGGCCAGTTCCAGCCGCGCTGCCCGGCTCGGCTGCACCTCGCAGGGCCATCGCTGGACCACCACCCCCTCTTAATGAAATGGAAGGGACAGCAAAGGGTGACACCTCCTCCGCCCCCTCCCGCGGCCCGGACACGGAAGCCCACGGCCCGGCTGCCCCTCACGCTGCAGGGCGGCGGCGAGCACGGCGCCCCGacctctcctccctcccagcGGCGGCGCGGCACGGCTCTCACCTGCCCGCCGAGGCCAAGCGGCACAACATGGCGGCCAGCTCGCTGCGGCCACTGCACCGACGGCACACCGCGCCTGCGCCCACACTGCTGGGGCGGGGTGTGCCGGCGGGACGAGGCGGGGCGGGTGTCTGAGGGAGGGTCAATAGGCCTGGTTGCAAGTGCTTGTTAATCGCTTTTTGTATTTGAAAGACACGCGCCTTTAATACGCCGTGCAGCGCAAGCTAGAAGGGGTTGAAGGTGGATCCACTGTCTTGCTTACCAGAGCAGTGGTACATCAGAGCAGTGAACAGCAGCTCATTGCTAAAGCCTGAGTTAACAGGATTCCATCCCGTTAGGGTCAGGTGTTGAGCAAACAGTCCTAGTGGTAGCTGTGACCATGGGAAGATAAGTAAGTCTACAGGTAACACAGAGACTAACTAGATAGGTGCACCACTTGTGGGGGTCAGTTGCAATGTATTAAGACTGATTGAAATAgtacataggaaaaaaagttacataCAGCATGCTTAATtcattcacagaagaaaaagttgcTTAGATCAGCCACTAGACATTTCAGAGATTAAAATCAAGCAGAAATAGGAAAGGTCATCTTTCTAAGCAATGCTAGTGAGACCAATAGGCACAATGCTCCCAGTGATAGCTCTAGAACCAGGAGTAAAAACATCCAATGAGGTAAGTGAACAAAGTAAAACTCTCTAAAAAGAAGCCTGCAtgttgctgtgtgcaggtctTACCTGTGCAGAAGAGCTGTGACGTGGGCACTTGCTGCCTgaagcaggcagctcagctctgagagCCTGCTGGAGCAAGGCTTGGCAGCAGGCTCTATAGCAGGCCCATTGAATGCACCACAGCAGTTCCCTTTGACATCAGGAGTCAAAGGCAtcctcctttgttttttaatataacagACACATCAAACATAGCCATCCCTTGACTTTAAATGCAATGGTTGGTGGAGCAGGTATGTAGAATGCTTCACATTTCAACATTTTTAGCATACCACAGTGTGAAACAAGTCAGTTTCTTAGGTGGAGATTTCTAAACAGGAAGCAAATACAAAGGTCTTCTGACTTCATCTGTCACTTCATCCTGCTATGCCTGGGCATACAGCAGAGGCACTGGAAACCCCTGTGTCAGTACTGCGgaggcagggcagcagcctgTAACCAGAGCTTTCAAGCAGCCTGGCACTCCCCTTCAAAGGTTAGATGCCATTAGGAGCTACCCACCTCAACTGCTGGGAACGAGGCACTTACAAACACTTTTTCATCTATTTGATCTACTTACtctttttgttccatttcagttttctttctcacttctcTGTATATCTCACTTTCCAATATCCATTTTCTCCCAACATCCGTGGCCCTTAATGCTCGTGAGAACGCTTCACGCACCTTAACTCCATCAGCTAAAATAATCAGTATTAAATAGTTAGTGCAAAGGAGttgaaaaaaacatgaaaaattacTTCTCTCCTAAGGCCAATGAAGAGTCTTTCCCTCAGTAATGAAGCATTCTGCAAAATGAAGACTAACACTAGATAAGTTTAATTCAAATTACTGGGGAAAACATCTTTGCTACCACAAAccattattgttttttctttccgtCTTATTTATATAAGCATTTATGTTCAGAGATCTTAACCTACATTTACAggactaaagaaaaaaaaaacagcagaaggggTGAAGCCTGAATGACTGTGTTTAGAATAACTTACCTCATCTTGCAAATTGCCAACAAATCCACGTGGAGAGATCCACAAAGGGAATCGAAGTGCATTGCAATGCACAGGTGTACAGAACAGTAGTTTCCCCCTTGGTACCCTTTTAAAGGGCTCAAGAATACCATGCAAACTTCAGTTTTACTTATCAGCCAGCTGTACTCTAGAAAGCTGAGCAGCAAAACTCTCTAAGTTTATCAGTAGGTACGAAGCAAGATGAATTATCTTAATCAAAACCAATCTGAAAACAGGATTTTCCTGAAAACAATGCACCAGCAGTCATCTCCAGGATTATTAAGAGCCATACCATAGGCTGTATGTATCGACAGCCAGAATGTGAACGTTACTGATTTTAACATTTATCTGTGTATTATTATACTGCATTTCACTACTGCTCTGCAATAAGCATTGCAAAAAAGCAAGCCGGTTACATGATAGAGCATAACCACCACCATTCTCACAAGGCTTTCTACCATACGTATTATCAAGTCATTGTAACTGTCTATCATTATTACTACCCTTTTAAACTTATAATAATATACACAAA
This region of Excalfactoria chinensis isolate bCotChi1 chromosome 3, bCotChi1.hap2, whole genome shotgun sequence genomic DNA includes:
- the SOD2 gene encoding superoxide dismutase [Mn], mitochondrial, translated to MLCRLASAGRSRAVLVAPLGCSVARQKHTLPDLPYDYGALEPHISAEIMQLHHSKHHATYVNNLNVTEEKYKEALAKGDVTAQVSLQPALKFNGGGHINHTIFWTNLSPSGGGEPKGELMEAIKRDFGSFANFKEKLTAVSVGVQGSGWGWLGYNKEQGRLQIAACANQDPLQGTTGLIPLLGIDVWEHAYYLQYKNVRPDYLKAIWNVINWENVSSRYASCKK